A single genomic interval of bacterium harbors:
- the efp gene encoding elongation factor P has translation MIDTSDFRNGMHIILDRDIYTIVEFQHVKPGKGGAFVRTRLKKLTTGQALEKTFRAGEKMEQAMVERTKMVYLYRQGDEYVLMDQESYEQIPISIAMLGDQAKYLKEEMELTVLTGDGVMLGVEAPTFVELEVVETDPTFKGDTVSGGGKPAKLETGAIINVPFFVEVGDVVKVDTRTDSYLERVKK, from the coding sequence TTGATTGATACCAGTGATTTCCGTAATGGCATGCATATTATCCTCGATAGGGATATCTATACAATCGTTGAGTTTCAACATGTGAAGCCCGGCAAGGGTGGGGCGTTTGTGCGTACTCGGCTCAAGAAATTGACTACAGGGCAGGCGCTTGAAAAGACCTTCCGCGCTGGCGAGAAGATGGAACAGGCGATGGTCGAGCGCACGAAAATGGTTTACTTATATCGGCAAGGCGATGAATACGTCTTAATGGATCAGGAAAGTTACGAACAGATACCGATCAGTATCGCGATGCTAGGCGATCAGGCGAAGTACCTCAAAGAAGAGATGGAATTGACCGTTCTCACCGGTGATGGCGTGATGCTTGGGGTGGAAGCGCCCACTTTTGTTGAGTTGGAGGTTGTCGAGACCGATCCGACCTTCAAGGGCGATACAGTCTCCGGCGGCGGCAAACCCGCTAAGCTGGAGACAGGCGCTATCATTAATGTTCCCTTCTTTGTTGAAGTTGGCGACGTAGTTAAGGTCGATACGCGCACGGATTCTTATCTTGAACGCGTGAAGAAGTAA
- a CDS encoding biotin/lipoyl-containing protein yields the protein MKADLNKIEALVKIAEEADLSEVSVTAPSGKVVIKRLRTAFESVVSDPEQAPIELEYEPETAHVVPIEVVAPMVGFFRPTADPIMVGDELDPGDVVGYIESLTLMNEITVTEGGRVVDILVEPGAAVEYGQPLFLLEPE from the coding sequence ATGAAAGCGGATTTGAACAAAATTGAAGCTCTCGTGAAGATAGCCGAGGAAGCAGATTTGAGCGAAGTAAGTGTGACGGCTCCAAGTGGGAAAGTGGTGATCAAACGACTTCGAACCGCCTTTGAGTCCGTCGTGAGCGATCCGGAGCAGGCGCCGATTGAACTTGAATATGAACCTGAAACGGCGCATGTCGTCCCGATCGAGGTTGTAGCTCCGATGGTTGGTTTCTTCCGACCTACTGCTGATCCTATCATGGTAGGGGATGAGTTGGACCCGGGTGACGTCGTGGGTTATATCGAATCGCTGACTTTGATGAATGAGATTACAGTTACAGAGGGTGGGCGAGTCGTTGATATTCTGGTCGAACCTGGCGCGGCTGTGGAATATGGTCAGCCATTGTTCTTGTTGGAACCCGAGTAA